The nucleotide sequence ACTCTGACAATGGAACTGCAGCTTTGATTACAGATGAAGTACCTTTGGTATCCATACCCTTCATCAAACCTCTTCTTCTGTTCAAGTCACCTGTGATAGGACCAGTATACTCATCTGGAGTAACAACGTCTACTGACATTACTGGCTCCAACAACTGTGGCTTACACTTCTTAGCAGCTTCCTTGAAACCTATTCTAGCAGCTAGTTCAAAAGAAAGTGCATCTGAATCGACATCGTGGAAAGATCCATGGAACAATCTAACCTTCATGGCTTCTACTGGATACCCAGCCAAAGGGCCATTCTTCATTGCTTCTTGGAAACCTTTCTGTATAGCCGGGATAAATTCTTTTGGAATAACACCACCAACGATTCCGTTTACAAATTCCAAACCTGGTTTAACTTCTCCAGTTTCAGCATCAGCCTCTTTTGGTCCAAGTTCGAATACGATATCGGCAAACTTACCTTTACCACCTGACTGCTTCTTATAAACTTCTTTGTGCTCTACGCTACCAAACAAAGCTTCTTTATAAGCAACTTGAGGGGCACCTTGGTTCACCTCTACTTTAAATTCTCTTTTCAGACGGTCCATGATGATATCAAGGTGAAGCTCACCCATACCTCTAAGGATAGTCTGTCCAGTTTCATGATCCGTATTTACCTGCAAGGTAGGATCCTCTTCCACCAATTTGGCAACAGCCATACCTAACTTATCAACGTCAGCTTGAGTCTTAGGCTCGATAGCGTAACCGATAACAGGCTCAGGGAAGATCATGGATTCCAATACTACTTTACGGTTTTCAGCGCAAAGCGTATCACCAGTTTTAATATCTTTAAATCCAACAACAGCACCGATATCACCAGCCTCTAGTCGTTCGATTTGATTTTGCTTATTAGCGTGCATTTGGAACACACGAGAAATACGCTCTTTATTTCCAGAACGGCTATTGAATACATAAGATCCAGACTCAAGAACACCTGAGTAAGCTCTTACGAAACAAAGACGCCCTACGAATGGGTCAGTTGCGATCTTAAAGGCAAGACCTGCAAAAGGCTCATCAGTATTAGGTGCAATAGATACTTCCTTCTCTTCATCATCTAAGTCATGACCGATGATATTATCTTTATCCAAAGGAGAAGGTAGCAATTCCATTACTAGATCTAGCATGGTCTGTACACCTTTGTTTTTGAAAGAAGATCCACATACCATCGGAACAATTTTCATATCGATGGTTGCTTTTCTAAGAGCAGAAAGAATCTCTTCTTCAGTGATTGAATCAGAATCTTCGAAGAATTTCTCCATCAAAGTCTCATCGTATTCAGCCACAGCTTCAAGTAAATACTCTCTGTATTCCTCTACTTCATCTTTCATATCTTCAGGAATCGGAACTTCTTCGAAAGTCATCCCCATATCCTCTTCATTCCAAACGATCGCACGGTTATTGATCAAGTCAACAACACCACGGAATTTGTCTTCCGCACCGATTGGAATTTGCAAAGGAACTGCATAGCTCCCTAGCATTTCTTTTACTTGCTTACAAACTTCAAGGAAGTTAGCTCCTGCACGGTCCATTTTGTTAACAAAACCGATACGAGCTACTTTATAATTATCAGCTAGTCTCCAGTTAGTTTCAGACTGAGGCTCAACACCATCCACAGCACTAAACAAGAACACCAAACCATCAAGTACCCTTAGAGATCTGTTTACCTCTACAGTAAAGTCTACGTGACCCGGAGTATCGATAATGTTGATTTGGTATTTCTTATCTCTGTATGGCCAAAAAACGGTAGTCGCAGCAGAAGTAATAGTAATACCTCTTTCTTGCTCCTGCGCCATCCAGTCCATAGTAGCGGCTCCATCGTGAACCTCACCAATCTTGTGAGATACACCAGAGTAAAAAAGGATACGCTCAGTGGTAGTTGTCTTTCCGGCATCGATGTGGGCAGCGATACCGATGTTTCTTGTTAATCTTAAATCTCTTGCCATCTTGTATTAGAATCTAAAATGTGAGAATGCTTTGTTGGCTTCTGCCATTCTGTGGGTATCATCCTTCTTCTTAACAGCAGCACCTTCACCCTTTGAAGCAGCTATGATTTCTCCAGCCAGTCTATCCATCATGGTCTTCTCACCTCTTTTTCTTGAAAAAGTGATCATCCACTTGATCCCAAGTGACATTTTTCTTTCTGGCCTTACTTCCATTGGAACCTGGAATGTTGCACCACCAACTCTACGACTCTTCACCTCTACAGATGGAGTGATATTGTTAAGCGCTTTTTTCCAAACCTCAAGACCATTCTCACCCAATTTTTCTTCTACTTTGTCTACTGCATCGTAGAAAATTTTGTAAGCAATACTCTTCTTCCCATCAACCATAAGACAGTTAACAAACTTGGTCACCAAAGTATCATTAAACTTTGGATCAGGAAGAATATATCTCTTTTTTGGTTTCGCTTTTCTCATTGTTCAGTTTTTTTCAATTGATTATTTCTTGTCCTTAGGACGTTTCGCACCGTACTTAGAGCGACCTTGCTTACGGTCTTTAACCCCTGCAGTATCTAGTGCACCACGGATGATGTGATAACGTACACCTGGCAAATCTTTCACACGACCACCTCTAATCAATACGATAGAGTGTTCTTGCAAATTGTGACCTTCACCTGGAATGTAAGCATTCACTTCTTTTCCATTTGTCAATCTAACCCTGGCTACTTTTCTCATAGCCGAGTTAGGCTTCTTTGGTGTAGTAGTATACACCCTGGTACAAACACCCCTTCTTTGAGGACAAGCATCCAAAGCTCTAGACTTTGATTTTGACTCAAGGGTAGTTCTACCTTTTCTAACTAACTGTTGTATAGTAGGCATTAACTGATAATTTTAATACTCCTTTAACATATGAAATTTGGACTGCAAAGGTAACGAAATCGATAAAACAAACAAAATTAAAGGGTTATATTTTATTTAAGCCTCTCCTAATGTTCCTCCAAAATTCATCGGGAATTCTGGCGTTTCTGTTCCTGATTCAATTTTCCCAAATGCATTCTCGTACTTTTCTATATTATCCTTCAGTGCGGACAATAACCTTTTAGCATGATCAGGGGTCATAATGATCCTTGACTTGACCCTTGCCTTGGGCACTCCAGGCATCAAACGTATAAAATCAATTACAAACTCAGAATTGGAATGCGCTATCATTGCCAGATTGGAATAAATACCTTCAGCAATCTCATCAGTCAATTCCACATTGATCTGCTGATTATTGTGCTTTTTATCGTCTTTATTATCTTCCATTTCCCTTTTAATTAAAAAAAGGCCTGCGATTTACAGGCCTTTTATATAAAGTTAAACTATAATTACTTTACGGCTTCCTTAGTCTTACGCGAGCCTTTTTCCTTTTCAGAAGTGGAAAGTTTTTCCAATTCATCCTTGGATCCAACGATAATATCTTTGAAATATCGCTGACCTGTACCCGCAGGAATCAAGTGACCTACGATCACGTTCTCTTTCAGACCAAGTAACTCATCACGCTTACCTCTGATGGCCGCTTCACTCAATACTTTGGTTGTTTCCTGGAAGGAAGCTGCCGAGATAAAGCTTTCAGTACCCAATGAAGAGGCAGTGATACCTTGAAGGGTTGGTTTAGAAACTGCAGTTTCTGCATCTCTAACCTGTACCAATTTCAAGTCTTTACGCTTCAAGCTTGAATTCTCATCCCTAAGTCTTCTTGCAGTGATGATCATACCTGCTTTAAGGGTTGCAGAATCTCCAGGCTCCATAACAACCTTCTTATCAAGAATATTATCATTTTCCTCACGGAAAGCCCACTTATCTACTACTTGTCCTTGTAGGAATCCAGTATCACCTGCATCAAGGATTTCAACTTTTTGCATCATCTGGCTAACAATAACCTCAATGTGCTTATCATTGATTTTCACACCTTGTAATCGGTATACTTCTTGGATTTCATTTACCAAATACTCCTGAACAGCAGTTGGTCCCTTAATTGAAAGGATATCATTAGGAGTAATAGCACCATCAGAAAGTGCTTCACCAGCTCTAATAAAATCATTTTCCTGAACCAAAATGTGTTTAGACAATGATACCATATATCGCTTCTTCACGCCATCTTTAGATTCTATAA is from Echinicola marina and encodes:
- the fusA gene encoding elongation factor G yields the protein MARDLRLTRNIGIAAHIDAGKTTTTERILFYSGVSHKIGEVHDGAATMDWMAQEQERGITITSAATTVFWPYRDKKYQINIIDTPGHVDFTVEVNRSLRVLDGLVFLFSAVDGVEPQSETNWRLADNYKVARIGFVNKMDRAGANFLEVCKQVKEMLGSYAVPLQIPIGAEDKFRGVVDLINNRAIVWNEEDMGMTFEEVPIPEDMKDEVEEYREYLLEAVAEYDETLMEKFFEDSDSITEEEILSALRKATIDMKIVPMVCGSSFKNKGVQTMLDLVMELLPSPLDKDNIIGHDLDDEEKEVSIAPNTDEPFAGLAFKIATDPFVGRLCFVRAYSGVLESGSYVFNSRSGNKERISRVFQMHANKQNQIERLEAGDIGAVVGFKDIKTGDTLCAENRKVVLESMIFPEPVIGYAIEPKTQADVDKLGMAVAKLVEEDPTLQVNTDHETGQTILRGMGELHLDIIMDRLKREFKVEVNQGAPQVAYKEALFGSVEHKEVYKKQSGGKGKFADIVFELGPKEADAETGEVKPGLEFVNGIVGGVIPKEFIPAIQKGFQEAMKNGPLAGYPVEAMKVRLFHGSFHDVDSDALSFELAARIGFKEAAKKCKPQLLEPVMSVDVVTPDEYTGPITGDLNRRRGLMKGMDTKGTSSVIKAAVPLSELFGYITDLRTISSGRATASLTFSHYEPVPNNIAEGVIAEVKGAKA
- the rpsG gene encoding 30S ribosomal protein S7, translating into MRKAKPKKRYILPDPKFNDTLVTKFVNCLMVDGKKSIAYKIFYDAVDKVEEKLGENGLEVWKKALNNITPSVEVKSRRVGGATFQVPMEVRPERKMSLGIKWMITFSRKRGEKTMMDRLAGEIIAASKGEGAAVKKKDDTHRMAEANKAFSHFRF
- the rpsL gene encoding 30S ribosomal protein S12; its protein translation is MPTIQQLVRKGRTTLESKSKSRALDACPQRRGVCTRVYTTTPKKPNSAMRKVARVRLTNGKEVNAYIPGEGHNLQEHSIVLIRGGRVKDLPGVRYHIIRGALDTAGVKDRKQGRSKYGAKRPKDKK
- a CDS encoding DUF3467 domain-containing protein, which produces MEDNKDDKKHNNQQINVELTDEIAEGIYSNLAMIAHSNSEFVIDFIRLMPGVPKARVKSRIIMTPDHAKRLLSALKDNIEKYENAFGKIESGTETPEFPMNFGGTLGEA